From Enterococcus mediterraneensis, the proteins below share one genomic window:
- a CDS encoding CpsD/CapB family tyrosine-protein kinase, with amino-acid sequence MAKKHNERKNALRNAVSLITLIDNTSPVSEQYRTIRSNIQFASSADKRIQTIVVTSSGPGEGKSTTAANLAVVFANSGQRVLLVDADMRKPTVYQTFCLSNSVGLSTVLSTTQSVLEVAQKTDVENLSILTSGPIPPYPSELLGSARMEQVLDEARNLYDIIIFDMPPIVAVTDAQIMASKVDGTILVVRENVSRKESVIKAKDLLRMAQARTLGVVYNGAAQSKDQGYYEYYEK; translated from the coding sequence ATGGCAAAAAAACATAACGAACGTAAAAACGCGCTGAGAAATGCAGTAAGCTTGATCACGTTGATTGATAATACTTCACCGGTTTCCGAGCAGTATCGGACGATTCGCTCAAACATTCAATTCGCGTCTTCAGCAGATAAACGGATCCAAACGATCGTCGTGACCTCTTCTGGTCCAGGGGAAGGGAAATCTACAACCGCTGCTAATCTAGCAGTCGTTTTCGCTAATTCAGGACAACGGGTCTTATTAGTAGATGCAGATATGCGTAAACCCACTGTTTATCAAACTTTTTGTTTGTCTAATTCGGTAGGTTTGAGTACTGTATTGAGCACGACACAAAGCGTTTTAGAAGTAGCGCAAAAAACAGATGTAGAAAATCTATCTATATTAACGAGTGGACCTATACCACCGTACCCTTCTGAATTATTAGGATCTGCGCGAATGGAGCAAGTGCTCGATGAGGCTCGTAATCTTTACGATATTATTATTTTTGATATGCCGCCGATCGTAGCGGTGACAGATGCACAGATCATGGCATCAAAAGTGGACGGTACGATCTTGGTAGTGAGAGAAAATGTTTCTCGAAAAGAATCAGTGATCAAAGCTAAGGATCTATTGCGTATGGCACAAGCCCGTACGCTAGGAGTAGTATATAACGGTGCTGCTCAAAGTAAAGACCAAGGATACTACGAGTATTACGAAAAATAA
- a CDS encoding YveK family protein, whose protein sequence is MEETREETISLKEIFEILRKHLASIIISMFAGLALAGIVTFFIITPKYSSQTQLIVTLPQSETTNVNDVNTNLQMINTYKDFITGDLVMEQVKDRLDSEYGLKMSEGEIRGSITINQSQNSQMFSIQATSSKAVDAEHIANMTAQIFQENVKDVMNVDKISIISKASASMSPVSPNNKLNLAIGVVLGLMVGIGLAFLLELLDKTVKDDKFIRDNLDFAILGTVSQISQKELTATTLKNLNTSATITNPEDKEKVPRRSRSRV, encoded by the coding sequence ATGGAAGAGACTAGGGAAGAAACAATCAGTTTAAAAGAAATTTTTGAGATTTTAAGAAAACACCTCGCTTCAATCATCATCAGCATGTTTGCCGGCTTAGCGTTAGCCGGGATCGTTACATTTTTCATCATTACACCTAAATACAGCTCACAAACGCAACTTATCGTGACCCTTCCTCAAAGCGAAACGACGAATGTAAATGATGTCAACACAAATTTACAGATGATCAACACGTATAAAGATTTTATTACTGGTGATTTGGTAATGGAACAAGTAAAAGATCGGTTGGATTCAGAATATGGTCTTAAAATGAGTGAAGGTGAGATTCGCGGGTCGATCACGATCAACCAATCACAAAACTCACAAATGTTCTCTATTCAAGCGACAAGCAGTAAAGCAGTAGACGCTGAACACATCGCAAATATGACAGCGCAAATTTTCCAAGAAAATGTCAAAGACGTTATGAATGTCGATAAGATCTCCATTATTTCTAAAGCTTCCGCAAGTATGTCACCTGTTTCGCCTAATAATAAATTGAATTTAGCGATCGGAGTCGTTTTAGGATTGATGGTAGGGATCGGGCTTGCGTTCTTACTGGAATTACTCGACAAGACGGTAAAAGATGATAAGTTTATCCGAGATAACTTAGACTTCGCGATTTTAGGTACAGTGTCGCAAATCTCGCAAAAAGAACTGACTGCGACAACTTTAAAAAATCTAAATACTTCAGCGACAATCACTAATCCTGAAGACAAGGAAAAAGTACCTCGTCGCAGTCGCTCACGAGTGTAA
- a CDS encoding LCP family protein, giving the protein MSKGKKIILIVLGVIVALTLIVVGVGAKVYFDLSNSVQKTYESVERQKDKNGTEKVDLQKQEPFSILLLGIDTGDLGRTEVGRSDTMMVATVNPENKKTTIVSIARDTYVDIVGRGTQDKINHAYAFGGAGMSMDTVEKYLDIPINHYAAINMKGLKELVDAVGGIEVANDQKFTQDEYTFDYGKITLDGDQALAYSRMRHEDPRGDYGRQERQRQIVAGVAKKLLTLDGVTKYREVLDAMESNVKTDMSFDDMKKIALDYRDAFSNIEQDQLQGEGFMQDGVSYQRVSEDELTRVQDKLKTQLEVID; this is encoded by the coding sequence ATGTCAAAAGGTAAAAAAATCATATTGATCGTATTAGGCGTGATCGTTGCGCTGACATTAATAGTTGTTGGGGTTGGTGCCAAGGTTTATTTTGATTTAAGCAATTCAGTACAAAAAACCTATGAATCCGTTGAGCGTCAAAAAGACAAAAACGGAACTGAAAAAGTAGATCTGCAAAAACAAGAACCATTTTCAATATTGTTGTTAGGGATCGATACCGGTGATCTGGGACGTACAGAAGTTGGTCGTTCCGATACCATGATGGTGGCAACTGTCAACCCTGAAAATAAAAAGACAACGATCGTCAGCATCGCTCGGGATACGTATGTAGATATCGTTGGTCGCGGTACGCAAGACAAGATCAACCACGCCTATGCTTTTGGCGGTGCTGGGATGTCCATGGACACCGTGGAAAAATACTTAGACATTCCTATCAATCACTATGCCGCTATCAACATGAAAGGCTTAAAAGAGCTGGTAGATGCAGTTGGTGGTATTGAAGTCGCAAATGATCAGAAATTCACCCAAGATGAATACACCTTTGACTATGGAAAAATCACGTTGGACGGCGACCAAGCATTAGCTTACTCTCGGATGCGGCATGAAGATCCTCGCGGTGACTATGGCCGTCAAGAACGCCAACGACAAATCGTCGCTGGTGTCGCTAAAAAACTCCTTACATTAGATGGTGTGACAAAATATCGTGAAGTCTTAGACGCAATGGAAAGCAACGTTAAAACAGATATGAGTTTTGATGATATGAAAAAGATCGCACTGGACTATCGTGATGCCTTCAGCAACATCGAACAAGATCAATTGCAAGGAGAAGGATTCATGCAAGATGGCGTCTCCTACCAACGTGTAAGTGAAGATGAATTGACTCGCGTACAAGATAAATTAAAAACACAGCTGGAAGTTATCGACTAA
- a CDS encoding 3D domain-containing protein, with amino-acid sequence MKSKKLMTVITAVLVANFIVPVFAHAESLDSLNEKETAIMRQSDEISAEIQLVLNDVNEKYAKVEATKEKIAKNEATLTTAQAEIKETQKNIEKRKDAVAQRLKDIQVNGGTERDWKALLDSSNLQELINRAYAMTILQNAEKEKIDSLHNEKEKLESLKDKVESTQATLKENETTLQAEAQELDSKVANLKQQLAENKTSLQAIAKSKEVEAARIEAEKQKAEAEKQAAEKAAAEKAAAEKAAKEQAESEKAKESSSQSTQSETTSSSSSSTSSSDSNKTNSSSSSSNNSNSSNNSNGTSSSSNSNSSNNTSNTSGGRTMMMESTAYSYSEAGASYFTASGTDLRKNPMAVAVDPSVIPLGTLVEVQGYGMALALDTGGAIKGNIIDVHFPTVEQCRQWGRRQVKVTIHD; translated from the coding sequence GTGAAAAGCAAAAAACTAATGACAGTCATAACTGCTGTATTAGTAGCAAATTTTATTGTACCAGTATTTGCTCATGCGGAATCTCTTGACTCTTTGAATGAAAAAGAAACTGCGATCATGAGACAAAGTGACGAGATCAGTGCAGAGATTCAGTTGGTATTAAATGATGTAAATGAAAAATACGCAAAAGTAGAAGCAACAAAAGAAAAGATCGCGAAAAACGAAGCGACTTTAACAACTGCGCAAGCAGAAATCAAAGAAACGCAAAAAAATATCGAAAAACGCAAAGACGCTGTTGCACAACGTCTAAAAGATATCCAAGTCAACGGCGGAACAGAACGAGATTGGAAAGCGCTGCTGGATTCTTCTAATCTGCAAGAATTGATCAACCGGGCGTATGCGATGACGATCCTGCAAAATGCTGAGAAAGAAAAGATCGACAGTTTGCATAATGAAAAAGAAAAACTGGAATCTTTGAAGGACAAAGTCGAAAGTACACAAGCGACTTTGAAAGAAAATGAAACGACTTTGCAAGCTGAAGCGCAAGAATTAGACAGCAAAGTAGCGAATCTAAAACAACAACTAGCGGAAAATAAAACTTCTTTACAAGCGATCGCTAAAAGCAAAGAAGTAGAAGCCGCACGGATCGAAGCTGAAAAACAAAAAGCAGAAGCTGAAAAGCAAGCCGCGGAAAAAGCCGCTGCTGAAAAGGCTGCTGCAGAAAAAGCTGCCAAAGAACAAGCAGAAAGCGAAAAAGCCAAAGAAAGCAGCTCGCAATCTACTCAATCGGAAACAACAAGCTCTAGTTCAAGCAGTACTAGCTCAAGTGATTCAAACAAAACGAACAGTTCAAGCAGTAGTTCAAATAATTCGAACAGCTCCAACAATTCAAATGGAACTTCAAGCAGCAGCAACTCTAATTCATCGAATAATACCTCCAATACTTCTGGCGGCAGAACGATGATGATGGAATCCACTGCATACTCCTACTCAGAAGCAGGAGCAAGCTATTTTACCGCCAGCGGAACAGATCTTAGAAAAAATCCTATGGCTGTAGCTGTTGATCCTAGCGTCATTCCATTAGGTACATTAGTAGAAGTCCAAGGCTACGGTATGGCATTAGCACTTGATACTGGTGGTGCCATCAAAGGCAATATCATTGACGTCCATTTCCCAACAGTCGAACAATGTCGCCAATGGGGAAGACGTCAAGTTAAAGTAACTATTCATGATTAA
- the groL gene encoding chaperonin GroEL (60 kDa chaperone family; promotes refolding of misfolded polypeptides especially under stressful conditions; forms two stacked rings of heptamers to form a barrel-shaped 14mer; ends can be capped by GroES; misfolded proteins enter the barrel where they are refolded when GroES binds), translating to MAKDIKFAEDARAAMLRGVDKLADTVKVTLGPKGRNVVLEKSYGSPLITNDGVTIAKEIELEDHFENMGAKLVSEVASKTNDIAGDGTTTATVLTQAIVREGLKNVTAGANPLGIRRGIELATKAAVEELHNISSIVDSKEAIAQVGAVSSGSEQVGNYIADAMEKVGNDGVITIEESKGIETELDVVEGMQFDRGYLSQYMVTDNDKMEAVLDNPYILITDKKISNIQDILPLLEQILQQSKPLLIIADDVDGEALPTLVLNKIRGTFNVVAVKAPGFGDRRKAMLEDIAVLTGGTVITEDLGLELKDATIENLGQASKVVVDKDNTTIVEGAGGKDAVAARVQLIKNQIADTTSDFDREKLQERLAKLAGGVAVIKVGAPTETELKEMKLRIEDALNATRAAVEEGMVSGGGTALVNVINKVAQLEAEGDVATGVKIVVRALEEPVRQIAENAGYEGSVIIDKLKHAELGTGFNAANGEWVNMVEAGIVDPTKVTRSALQNAASVAALLLTTEAVVADKPEPAAPAAPAMDPSMGGMM from the coding sequence ATGGCAAAAGACATTAAATTCGCAGAAGATGCACGCGCAGCAATGCTTCGCGGTGTAGACAAATTAGCTGATACAGTAAAAGTAACATTAGGACCAAAAGGCCGTAATGTTGTGTTAGAAAAATCATACGGTTCACCATTGATCACAAATGATGGTGTAACGATCGCAAAAGAAATCGAATTAGAAGATCATTTCGAAAACATGGGTGCGAAATTAGTTTCTGAAGTTGCTTCTAAAACCAACGATATCGCTGGTGACGGAACCACAACAGCAACTGTTTTGACACAAGCAATCGTACGTGAAGGATTGAAAAACGTAACTGCTGGAGCAAACCCTCTAGGCATTCGCCGCGGGATTGAATTAGCGACAAAAGCGGCAGTAGAAGAATTACACAACATTTCTTCTATCGTTGATTCAAAAGAAGCCATCGCACAAGTTGGTGCCGTTTCTTCAGGAAGCGAACAAGTTGGTAATTACATCGCTGACGCAATGGAAAAAGTCGGCAACGACGGTGTCATCACTATTGAAGAATCAAAAGGGATCGAAACAGAATTAGATGTCGTGGAAGGGATGCAATTTGACCGCGGCTACCTATCACAATACATGGTGACAGATAACGATAAAATGGAAGCTGTCTTAGACAATCCATATATCTTGATCACTGACAAAAAAATCTCAAACATTCAAGACATCTTGCCTTTATTAGAACAAATCCTGCAACAATCAAAACCATTGTTGATCATTGCAGACGATGTAGACGGTGAAGCATTACCTACATTAGTCTTGAACAAGATCCGCGGAACATTCAACGTCGTAGCTGTCAAAGCACCTGGCTTTGGTGACCGTCGTAAAGCAATGTTGGAAGATATCGCAGTCTTGACTGGCGGAACAGTCATCACAGAAGATCTTGGTCTTGAATTGAAAGATGCAACTATCGAAAACCTTGGTCAAGCAAGCAAAGTCGTTGTTGACAAAGACAACACAACGATCGTTGAAGGAGCTGGCGGCAAAGACGCTGTAGCTGCTCGCGTACAATTGATCAAAAACCAAATCGCAGATACAACTTCTGATTTCGACCGTGAAAAATTACAAGAACGCCTGGCTAAACTTGCTGGCGGTGTAGCTGTCATCAAAGTCGGCGCGCCAACTGAAACAGAATTGAAAGAAATGAAACTGCGCATTGAAGACGCGCTGAACGCAACTCGTGCCGCTGTGGAAGAAGGTATGGTTTCCGGTGGTGGTACTGCATTGGTGAATGTCATCAATAAAGTAGCGCAATTAGAAGCAGAAGGCGACGTTGCAACTGGTGTGAAAATCGTGGTACGGGCATTGGAAGAACCAGTTCGTCAAATCGCTGAAAACGCAGGCTATGAAGGTTCTGTGATCATCGATAAATTGAAACACGCTGAATTAGGTACTGGATTCAACGCCGCAAATGGCGAATGGGTCAACATGGTAGAAGCCGGCATCGTCGACCCTACTAAAGTTACTCGTTCTGCATTACAAAACGCTGCATCTGTTGCCGCATTGTTATTGACAACAGAAGCTGTCGTAGCTGACAAACCAGAACCAGCTGCACCTGCCGCACCAGCAATGGACCCATCAATGGGCGGTATGATGTAA
- the groES gene encoding co-chaperone GroES → MLKPLGDRVIIEVAKEEEKTVGGIVLASAAKEKPQTGTVIAVGEGRTLDNGEKAPVPVKVGDQVMFEKYAGTEVKFEGNEYLIVAGKDIIAIVE, encoded by the coding sequence GTGTTAAAACCATTAGGCGATCGTGTCATCATCGAAGTCGCAAAAGAGGAAGAAAAAACAGTCGGCGGTATCGTGTTAGCTTCCGCTGCTAAAGAAAAACCACAAACAGGTACTGTTATTGCGGTTGGTGAAGGACGCACATTAGATAACGGTGAAAAAGCTCCTGTGCCTGTGAAAGTCGGCGACCAAGTAATGTTTGAAAAGTATGCTGGAACAGAAGTGAAATTTGAAGGCAACGAATACTTGATCGTAGCTGGTAAAGATATTATCGCAATCGTAGAATAA
- a CDS encoding CPBP family intramembrane glutamic endopeptidase, whose protein sequence is MTLNRYSLLTIFCYGLAFFIPAFFADPNQAVLATTLSYLIGAVVMILLYVYQKEPLKIEKNTASKLSILIWGIVGIFIALILQNIAANIEGLFGELQPSQNTQNIITIILQRPIFAVAVMIGGPIMEEFVFRRALFGIIAKYSNYWIGLILSSLAFAFAHNDGHLLVYFFLGSFFLWLYTHTGKIWTSIITHVGMNTLVVIVQIALAQ, encoded by the coding sequence ATGACTTTAAATAGATACAGTCTATTGACGATTTTCTGTTACGGGTTGGCTTTTTTCATACCCGCTTTTTTTGCCGATCCTAATCAAGCAGTACTTGCTACTACTTTATCTTATTTGATCGGTGCAGTAGTCATGATCTTATTATATGTTTATCAGAAAGAACCGCTGAAAATCGAGAAAAACACTGCCTCAAAACTTTCGATCTTGATTTGGGGAATCGTTGGGATCTTTATCGCATTGATTTTGCAAAATATCGCCGCGAATATCGAAGGGCTTTTTGGTGAATTGCAGCCTTCTCAAAATACGCAAAATATCATCACCATCATTTTGCAACGGCCGATTTTCGCTGTCGCGGTCATGATCGGTGGTCCGATCATGGAAGAATTTGTTTTCCGCCGGGCACTCTTCGGGATCATCGCGAAATATTCGAACTATTGGATCGGTTTGATCTTGAGTTCATTGGCATTTGCTTTTGCCCATAATGACGGACATCTTCTCGTGTACTTTTTCCTCGGCAGTTTTTTCCTTTGGCTTTATACCCATACCGGCAAGATCTGGACATCGATCATTACTCACGTCGGAATGAATACATTAGTAGTCATTGTACAAATAGCATTAGCTCAATAA
- a CDS encoding 6-phospho-beta-glucosidase, which translates to MSILKDNFLWGGAVAAHQLEGGWQEGGKGISVADVMTAGANGVPRKITDGVLAGENYPNHEAIDFYHRYKEDVKLFAELGLKCFRTSIAWTRIFPDGDEAEPNEAGLQFYDDLFDECLKYNIQPVITLSHFEMPYHLVTEYGGWRNRKVIDFFVRFAEVCFTRYKDKVKYWMTFNEINNQANYHEDFAPFTNSGLKFVEGEDRERLMYQAAHYELVASAKAIEIGRQINPEFQIGCMIAMCPIYPYSCDPNDMMAATVGMQRRYWFTDVHCRGKYPSYLKTYFKRKNFDLDITEEDLEQLKRDCVDYIGFSYYMSFAIKDHGKAPSYDYDEAHDLVRNPYVEASEWGWQIDPTGLRYSMNWFNERYELPLFIVENGFGAVDEVNEDGTIEDPYRIEYLKAHIQSMKDAVEYDGIDLMGYTPWGFIDLVSAGTGEMKKRYGFIYVDKDNEGQGTLDRKKKQSFDWYQKVIATNGETLD; encoded by the coding sequence ATGAGTATTTTGAAAGATAACTTTTTATGGGGCGGCGCGGTTGCCGCCCATCAATTGGAAGGAGGCTGGCAAGAAGGCGGCAAAGGTATCAGTGTGGCAGATGTGATGACTGCTGGCGCCAATGGAGTTCCACGGAAAATCACGGACGGCGTACTCGCTGGCGAAAACTATCCTAATCATGAAGCCATCGATTTTTACCATCGCTATAAAGAAGACGTTAAATTGTTTGCGGAACTTGGTCTAAAATGTTTCAGAACCTCCATTGCATGGACACGGATCTTTCCTGATGGAGACGAAGCAGAACCGAATGAAGCTGGTTTGCAGTTTTATGATGATCTTTTCGACGAGTGTTTGAAATATAACATCCAGCCGGTGATCACGCTGTCTCACTTTGAAATGCCGTATCATTTAGTTACTGAATATGGCGGCTGGCGCAATCGCAAAGTCATCGACTTTTTCGTCCGCTTTGCTGAAGTCTGCTTCACCCGCTACAAGGACAAAGTGAAATATTGGATGACCTTTAATGAAATCAATAATCAAGCCAATTATCATGAAGATTTTGCACCGTTTACGAACTCAGGATTAAAATTTGTTGAAGGAGAAGATCGGGAACGCTTGATGTATCAAGCGGCGCACTATGAGTTGGTCGCTAGCGCGAAAGCTATAGAGATTGGACGACAAATCAATCCAGAATTCCAGATCGGCTGTATGATCGCCATGTGCCCAATCTATCCATATTCTTGCGATCCAAATGATATGATGGCAGCGACTGTCGGGATGCAGCGTCGCTACTGGTTTACGGATGTCCATTGCCGCGGCAAGTATCCAAGCTATCTAAAGACCTATTTCAAACGTAAAAACTTTGATTTGGATATAACAGAAGAAGATCTTGAACAGTTGAAACGAGACTGTGTGGATTATATCGGATTCAGCTACTATATGTCATTTGCAATCAAAGATCACGGAAAAGCACCATCATACGATTATGATGAAGCACATGATCTAGTGAGAAATCCTTACGTTGAAGCTTCGGAATGGGGTTGGCAGATCGATCCGACTGGGTTGCGCTACTCCATGAACTGGTTCAACGAGCGCTATGAATTACCGTTGTTTATCGTGGAAAATGGATTTGGCGCAGTAGATGAAGTCAACGAGGACGGTACGATTGAGGATCCGTATCGCATTGAGTATTTGAAAGCTCATATCCAATCCATGAAAGATGCGGTGGAATATGACGGGATCGATTTGATGGGCTACACGCCATGGGGGTTCATCGATCTAGTGTCAGCAGGGACCGGCGAGATGAAAAAACGTTATGGCTTTATCTATGTGGATAAAGACAATGAAGGACAAGGAACGTTAGATCGGAAAAAGAAACAATCCTTTGATTGGTATCAAAAAGTCATCGCGACAAATGGCGAAACATTAGATTAA
- a CDS encoding PTS sugar transporter subunit IIC has translation MNQWINDTLLPPVLKFVNTKPITALRNGMLYTMPFSIVGSIFLLLANFPVKAISDFVTESGLADYFNQAFGASFAIMSLFAVMGIAYSYVKGEGFEGLPAGMISLVIFLLTMDSTVTDAEAGVTIGNVIDKTWTGGQGMISAIIVGLFVGWGYTWFLKRDIRIKLPEQVPTNVANSFTALIPAAVLTTVALLVYVFFDKVFKTTLVEWIYQVIQSPMQGVTDSLGGALMLGFLVPFLWFFGVHGSTIVGGIMGPILQANSLANTDLVNSGKELTVANGGHIVTQQFLDQFMTVTGAGMTIGIVMFMLALAKSQQFKQLGRLSLIPAVFNINEPIIFATPVVMNPIMAIPFILTPVVSGVITYFALYTGLVPLFTAVMVPWTTPPIISGFLVGGWRAALLQAVVLTIGFFIYLPFIRKVDSLNYAQEQGATLAEVEAEAEAEDKVTA, from the coding sequence ATGAATCAATGGATCAACGATACACTTTTACCCCCTGTACTGAAGTTTGTGAATACCAAACCGATCACTGCATTGCGTAATGGGATGCTTTACACGATGCCCTTTTCCATCGTAGGATCGATCTTCCTACTATTGGCAAATTTCCCAGTAAAGGCGATTTCCGATTTTGTCACTGAAAGTGGTCTAGCAGATTATTTCAACCAAGCGTTCGGCGCATCTTTTGCGATCATGTCACTTTTTGCGGTTATGGGGATCGCGTATTCTTATGTTAAAGGGGAAGGGTTTGAAGGACTTCCAGCTGGAATGATCTCATTAGTCATCTTTTTATTGACGATGGATTCAACTGTAACTGATGCGGAAGCCGGTGTAACGATCGGCAACGTCATCGACAAAACATGGACAGGCGGACAAGGGATGATCAGTGCGATCATCGTGGGACTGTTTGTAGGTTGGGGCTACACCTGGTTCTTGAAACGAGACATCCGGATCAAACTTCCGGAACAAGTACCTACCAACGTTGCCAACTCATTTACAGCGTTGATCCCTGCGGCTGTTTTAACGACAGTTGCGCTGTTAGTGTATGTATTCTTTGATAAAGTATTCAAAACAACATTAGTGGAATGGATCTATCAAGTGATCCAAAGCCCAATGCAAGGTGTGACGGATTCACTAGGCGGCGCGTTGATGTTAGGTTTCTTGGTACCGTTCCTTTGGTTCTTCGGGGTACACGGTTCAACGATCGTCGGCGGGATCATGGGACCGATCCTGCAAGCCAATTCTTTAGCCAATACCGATTTAGTGAATTCTGGCAAAGAACTGACTGTCGCAAATGGCGGACATATCGTAACTCAACAATTTTTGGATCAATTCATGACCGTAACAGGTGCTGGAATGACAATTGGGATCGTGATGTTCATGTTGGCTCTAGCAAAATCTCAACAATTCAAGCAACTAGGAAGATTGTCATTGATCCCTGCTGTTTTCAACATCAATGAACCGATCATTTTCGCTACACCAGTGGTAATGAACCCGATCATGGCAATTCCGTTTATCTTGACCCCAGTCGTTTCTGGCGTGATCACTTATTTTGCTCTTTATACTGGGTTAGTACCATTATTTACAGCAGTCATGGTACCTTGGACGACACCACCGATCATTTCAGGTTTCTTAGTAGGCGGCTGGCGAGCAGCGCTTTTGCAAGCAGTTGTTTTAACGATCGGATTCTTTATTTACTTGCCGTTCATCCGTAAAGTGGATTCATTGAACTATGCGCAAGAACAAGGAGCAACGTTAGCTGAAGTTGAAGCAGAGGCAGAAGCAGAAGATAAAGTAACAGCTTAG
- a CDS encoding MurR/RpiR family transcriptional regulator, with amino-acid sequence MFDSEKIKSLNNLEMIAYNYIIENLCALKTMTIRELAGNCHVSTSTVLRTINKLGYEGYSEFKYALKEYLSEQENQSVDSFYEATVQVDTFLKKVKDDSYRMTLQPAIDLILNARHVAFSGIGTSGVLGAYGSRYFSNVGINAYSIADPFAPIPPRGLENTLAIILSVSGETSEMIEQTRDFKRYGAKVLSITNNENSTIAKMADYNISYYMPESESPNEKYLNMTTQVPVVTLIEILAHQVSRKYKENKQ; translated from the coding sequence ATGTTTGATTCAGAAAAAATCAAGTCGTTAAACAATCTGGAAATGATTGCTTATAATTATATTATTGAAAATCTCTGTGCATTGAAAACAATGACGATCAGAGAGCTGGCGGGGAATTGTCATGTTTCCACGTCAACCGTTTTGCGAACCATCAATAAATTAGGTTACGAAGGCTACTCGGAATTCAAATACGCGCTGAAAGAATATTTATCGGAACAAGAAAATCAGTCCGTTGATTCTTTCTACGAAGCAACCGTGCAGGTAGATACTTTTTTGAAAAAAGTCAAAGACGACAGCTACCGGATGACACTTCAACCGGCGATCGATCTGATTTTAAATGCTCGTCACGTGGCTTTCTCCGGTATCGGGACCAGTGGGGTTTTAGGCGCATATGGGAGCCGCTACTTTTCCAATGTGGGAATCAATGCGTATAGTATTGCGGATCCTTTTGCACCAATCCCGCCCCGAGGATTGGAAAATACATTGGCGATCATTTTATCAGTATCCGGCGAAACCTCTGAGATGATCGAACAGACGAGAGATTTCAAGCGTTATGGCGCGAAGGTCCTCAGTATCACCAATAATGAAAACTCGACGATAGCCAAGATGGCTGACTATAATATTTCCTATTACATGCCGGAAAGCGAAAGCCCCAACGAGAAATATCTGAATATGACGACTCAAGTTCCGGTGGTCACTTTGATCGAGATCCTAGCTCATCAGGTGTCTAGGAAATACAAAGAAAACAAACAGTGA
- a CDS encoding NAD(P)-dependent oxidoreductase: MKIAIIGAAGQAGSFILKEALNRGIDATAIVRHPEKLTIEVPYLQKDLFDLTTQDLAGFDAVIDAFNAPRGKEELHQTSVDHLLTILSGTDTRLLIVGGASSLFLDDAKSQRMIDGVPSSAPFYPVAHNMYLSLIDLKKNQEVDWTYISPAAYFDPHGERTGSYQLNDDRLIKNAAGESEISMADYAIAMIDEVEQGKHLKEHISVVSR; encoded by the coding sequence ATGAAAATTGCAATTATCGGCGCAGCCGGACAAGCGGGCTCTTTTATTTTGAAAGAAGCGCTGAATCGCGGGATCGACGCGACGGCTATCGTGCGCCATCCAGAAAAACTTACTATCGAGGTCCCTTATCTTCAAAAAGACCTTTTTGATTTGACCACCCAAGATTTGGCAGGCTTTGACGCGGTGATTGATGCCTTCAACGCCCCTCGCGGCAAAGAAGAACTGCATCAAACAAGCGTCGATCACTTATTAACTATCTTATCTGGTACGGACACCCGTCTTTTGATCGTTGGCGGCGCCTCCTCGCTTTTCCTTGACGATGCCAAATCTCAGCGTATGATCGACGGTGTTCCATCTAGCGCGCCGTTTTATCCAGTGGCTCATAATATGTATTTGTCACTCATTGATCTGAAAAAAAATCAAGAAGTTGATTGGACATATATCAGTCCTGCGGCTTATTTCGATCCTCATGGAGAACGGACCGGAAGCTACCAGTTGAACGATGATCGCTTGATAAAAAATGCTGCTGGAGAAAGCGAGATCAGTATGGCTGACTACGCCATCGCCATGATCGATGAAGTGGAACAAGGCAAGCATCTGAAAGAACATATCAGCGTCGTTAGCCGTTGA